A window from Nocardioides mesophilus encodes these proteins:
- the pth gene encoding aminoacyl-tRNA hydrolase, producing MNDASTGSESGAWLVVGLGNPGPSYAGHRHNVGYRVADELASRLGSGFRPHKSGRADVVEGRLGGPGGIGGERVVLARPRCYMNETGGPVSTLAKFYKIPVERIIAVHDELDIAFDTLRVKRGGGDNGHNGLRSMRRSLDSGEFYRVRVGIGRPPGRQDPASFVLSDYSSAERKALPFQVDRAADAVESLLTEGLEATQSRFNS from the coding sequence GTGAACGACGCGTCGACCGGCTCCGAGAGCGGAGCATGGTTGGTGGTCGGGCTCGGGAACCCCGGCCCTTCCTATGCCGGTCACCGGCACAACGTGGGCTACCGGGTGGCCGACGAGCTCGCCTCCCGGCTGGGCAGCGGGTTCCGTCCGCACAAGTCCGGCCGGGCCGACGTCGTCGAGGGACGGCTCGGTGGCCCCGGCGGGATCGGCGGCGAGCGCGTCGTCCTCGCGCGACCCCGCTGCTACATGAACGAGACCGGCGGCCCGGTGTCGACGTTGGCGAAGTTCTACAAGATCCCGGTCGAGCGGATCATCGCCGTGCACGACGAGCTCGACATCGCCTTCGACACGCTGCGCGTCAAGCGCGGCGGCGGCGACAACGGCCACAACGGCCTGCGGTCGATGCGGCGGTCGCTGGACTCCGGCGAGTTCTACCGGGTCCGGGTCGGCATCGGCCGGCCGCCCGGCCGTCAGGACCCGGCGTCGTTCGTGCTCTCCGACTACTCGTCCGCCGAGCGGAAGGCGCTGCCCTTCCAGGTGGACCGTGCCGCCGACGCCGTCGAGTCGCTGCTCACCGAGGGCCTCGAGGCCACCCAGAGCCGCTTCAACAGCTGA
- a CDS encoding 3'(2'),5'-bisphosphate nucleotidase CysQ: MTDLPTPPEGVLEDDHRFAAWAATVAGELLTEVRGRGLEGKALKDAGDESAHDLLMQLCAAYRPEDSVLSEESKETHEDTRRLSADRVWIIDPLDGTREFSEPPREDWAVHVALWARAADGQGGDLVAGAVAQPGLGTTFHTGEPPVLPPRTSQRPRIAVSRTRPPAFVQALADEIDAELVPMGSAGAKVISVVRDVTDAYVHAGGQYEWDSAAPVAVARAAGLFTSRVDGSPLVYNQADVLLPDLIVCRPELSEAIVDFVRRNGTE; this comes from the coding sequence GTGACCGACCTCCCCACCCCTCCCGAGGGCGTCCTCGAGGACGACCACCGCTTCGCCGCCTGGGCGGCCACCGTCGCCGGCGAGCTGCTGACCGAGGTCCGCGGCCGCGGGCTGGAAGGCAAGGCGCTCAAGGACGCCGGTGACGAGTCGGCGCACGACCTGCTCATGCAGCTGTGCGCGGCCTACCGTCCCGAGGACTCCGTGCTCTCCGAGGAGAGCAAGGAGACCCACGAGGACACCCGCCGGCTGAGCGCCGACCGGGTCTGGATCATCGACCCCCTCGACGGCACCCGGGAGTTCTCCGAGCCGCCGCGCGAGGACTGGGCCGTCCACGTGGCGCTGTGGGCCCGCGCCGCCGACGGCCAGGGCGGGGACCTGGTCGCCGGTGCGGTCGCCCAGCCCGGTCTCGGCACCACCTTCCACACCGGCGAGCCCCCGGTGCTGCCGCCGCGCACCTCCCAGCGGCCCCGGATCGCGGTCTCTCGCACCCGGCCGCCGGCGTTCGTGCAGGCGCTCGCGGACGAGATCGACGCCGAGCTGGTGCCGATGGGCTCCGCCGGCGCCAAGGTGATCTCGGTGGTCCGCGACGTCACCGACGCCTACGTGCACGCCGGCGGCCAGTACGAGTGGGACTCCGCCGCACCGGTCGCCGTCGCCCGCGCGGCCGGGCTGTTCACCTCCCGCGTGGACGGCAGCCCGCTGGTCTACAACCAGGCGGACGTGCTGCTGCCGGACCTGATCGTGTGCCGGCCCGAGCTGTCCGAGGCGATCGTCGACTTCGTCCGCCGCAACGGGACCGAGTGA
- a CDS encoding HAD family hydrolase, which yields MNAADPAVRTVLWDADGVLQHLPAGWEASMRPVVGHLVDDVQGFLDEAFAAERPALTGEARWVEVLPRLLERWGLADSYDEAMRVWLTMEPVLETRELVGALRDAGVRCCLATNQDEHRGRHMHATLGYGDLFDDTFYSYELGVAKPDPAYFRRILQRLDLPADRVLFVDDNAANVQSARGVGLRAEQWHVDDGLQTLHRQLRAHGLPV from the coding sequence GTGAACGCGGCCGACCCTGCGGTGCGGACGGTCCTCTGGGATGCCGACGGGGTGCTCCAGCACCTGCCGGCCGGCTGGGAGGCCTCGATGCGCCCGGTCGTCGGGCACCTGGTCGACGACGTACAGGGGTTCCTCGACGAGGCCTTCGCGGCCGAGCGCCCGGCCCTGACCGGGGAGGCCCGCTGGGTCGAGGTGCTGCCGCGGCTGCTGGAGCGTTGGGGGCTGGCGGACTCCTACGACGAGGCGATGCGGGTCTGGCTGACGATGGAGCCCGTGCTGGAGACCCGGGAGCTGGTCGGGGCGCTGCGCGACGCGGGCGTCCGCTGCTGCCTGGCCACCAACCAGGACGAGCACCGCGGCCGGCACATGCACGCGACGCTCGGGTACGGCGACCTGTTCGACGACACCTTCTACTCCTACGAGCTCGGGGTCGCGAAGCCCGACCCGGCGTACTTCCGGCGGATCCTGCAGCGGCTGGACCTGCCGGCCGACCGCGTGCTGTTCGTGGACGACAACGCCGCCAACGTGCAGAGCGCCCGCGGCGTCGGCCTGCGTGCGGAGCAGTGGCACGTCGACGACGGGCTGCAGACGCTGCACCGGCAGCTGCGGGCCCACGGGCTCCCGGTCTGA
- the ligD gene encoding non-homologous end-joining DNA ligase, with amino-acid sequence MASSKSPSVELEVDDKVVRISNPDRVYFPARGETKLDLVHYYLAVGDGIVNALFERPCMLHRFPTGVSGDKVHQKRLPAGAPPWMETVRVHFPRWNRTADELCVTELAQVIWAVQMSTVEFHPWNSRRADTEKPDEWRIDLDPGPECDFATVRRVAHVAHEVLDELGATGFPKTSGGNGLHVYVRIRPDHGFGDVRRAALAFAREVERRSPQDVTTTWWRKDRDSAALFVDYNQNARDHTIAAAYSVRGNPEATVSTPIRWDEVDDVEPGDCTIATVPARYAELGDLHADIDDHVFDLAPLLEWADRDEAAGNPVPDLPDDDS; translated from the coding sequence ATGGCGTCGTCGAAGTCACCGTCGGTGGAGCTCGAGGTCGACGACAAGGTCGTCCGGATCTCCAACCCCGACCGCGTCTACTTCCCGGCCCGCGGCGAGACCAAGCTCGACCTGGTCCACTACTACCTCGCCGTCGGCGACGGGATCGTCAACGCGCTCTTCGAGCGCCCGTGCATGCTGCACCGCTTCCCGACCGGGGTGAGCGGCGACAAGGTGCACCAGAAGCGGCTGCCGGCCGGGGCGCCGCCGTGGATGGAGACGGTGCGGGTGCACTTCCCGCGCTGGAACCGCACCGCCGACGAGCTCTGCGTCACCGAGCTCGCGCAGGTGATCTGGGCGGTGCAGATGTCGACCGTCGAGTTCCACCCGTGGAACAGCCGGCGCGCCGACACCGAGAAGCCCGACGAGTGGCGCATCGACCTCGACCCCGGGCCGGAGTGCGACTTCGCCACCGTCCGTCGGGTCGCCCACGTCGCCCACGAGGTGCTCGACGAGCTCGGCGCCACCGGCTTCCCGAAGACCTCCGGCGGCAACGGGCTGCACGTCTACGTCCGGATCCGGCCCGACCACGGGTTCGGCGACGTGCGCCGGGCGGCTCTGGCCTTCGCCCGCGAGGTCGAGCGGCGCTCCCCCCAGGACGTGACCACCACCTGGTGGCGCAAGGACCGGGACTCGGCGGCGCTGTTCGTGGACTACAACCAGAACGCCCGCGACCACACGATCGCGGCGGCCTACTCGGTGCGGGGCAACCCGGAGGCGACCGTCTCCACGCCGATCCGGTGGGACGAGGTCGACGACGTCGAGCCCGGCGACTGCACGATCGCCACCGTCCCGGCGCGTTACGCCGAGCTCGGCGACCTGCACGCCGACATCGACGACCACGTGTTCGACCTCGCGCCGCTGCTGGAGTGGGCGGACCGAGACGAGGCCGCCGGCAACCCCGTGCCGGACCTGCCCGACGACGACTCCTGA
- a CDS encoding CHAD domain-containing protein — MSDPGGTEVDRLLRGRLAELAGQVRRAEAMVRAEEAEGVHDLRVAMRRARSLLVSFEDLLRWPATQRLVEDLRWSAAELSGLRDVEVVQERLEVLLVADPVELLLGPVSARVADHVRAARASELVRVQELLADNPPRLLADELERVVAEAPGSASVDDVRRRLRQDWRRTRRRAGRAAALPAGDRALDAALHDVRKAAKRARYAAETLKPLLGERAEEMEKAAEAVQQALGDHRDTLLTRAALRQMGVQAHLDRQNGFSFGRMHALEQVAGEGYLEVYATARDRLDAKRLRRWLR; from the coding sequence ATGTCTGACCCGGGCGGCACCGAGGTGGACCGGCTCCTGCGGGGCCGGCTCGCCGAGCTGGCCGGGCAGGTGCGCCGTGCTGAGGCGATGGTGCGGGCGGAGGAGGCCGAGGGCGTCCACGACCTCCGCGTGGCGATGCGACGGGCACGGAGCCTGCTGGTCAGCTTCGAGGACCTGCTGCGGTGGCCCGCCACCCAGCGCCTGGTCGAGGACCTCCGCTGGTCCGCCGCCGAGCTCAGCGGGCTGCGCGACGTGGAGGTGGTCCAGGAGCGGTTGGAGGTGCTGCTGGTCGCCGATCCGGTCGAGCTGCTGCTGGGCCCGGTGTCGGCGCGGGTGGCCGACCACGTGCGGGCGGCCCGGGCCTCGGAGCTGGTCCGGGTGCAGGAGCTGCTGGCCGACAACCCGCCCCGGCTGCTCGCCGACGAGCTGGAGCGGGTCGTCGCCGAGGCGCCCGGCAGCGCGTCGGTCGACGACGTACGCCGCCGGTTGCGCCAGGACTGGCGGCGCACCCGGCGCCGGGCCGGCCGGGCTGCTGCGCTGCCGGCCGGTGACCGTGCCCTCGACGCGGCGCTGCACGACGTGCGCAAGGCGGCCAAGCGGGCCCGCTACGCCGCCGAGACCCTCAAGCCGCTCCTCGGCGAGCGCGCCGAGGAGATGGAGAAGGCGGCCGAGGCCGTGCAGCAGGCGCTCGGGGACCACCGCGACACGCTGCTGACCCGGGCGGCGCTGCGCCAGATGGGGGTGCAGGCGCACCTCGACCGGCAGAACGGCTTCAGCTTCGGGCGGATGCACGCCCTGGAGCAGGTGGCGGGCGAGGGCTACCTCGAGGTCTACGCGACCGCCCGGGACCGGCTGGACGCCAAACGGCTCCGTCGCTGGCTGCGCTGA
- the mfd gene encoding transcription-repair coupling factor, with the protein MSVQGLADLVLGDKTLATAVEDAREGAVAALDLTGPPALRPFVVRGLVDAGRTVLAVAATAREAEDLVDQLGCLMDPSLVGYYPSWETLPHERLSPRSDTVGRRLAVLRRLAHPGDDPSNGPLKVVVAPIRSVLQPQVKGLADLEPVELEAGGRADLEDVVRRLSGAAYSRVDLVEKRGEFAVRGGIVDVFPPTEEHPLRVEFWGDEVEEIRSFAVADQRTLEPVQRLWAPPCRELLLTDEVRARAKALGEAHPELAEITEKLAEGVAVEGMESLSPVLVDEMEMLVDLMPADTHVLVLDPERARSRAHDLVATSEEFLGASWAAAAGGGQAPIDLGAASYRSIADVRELSLGQDKPWWSVSPFGIADEDLSDPLRDSLGEIVSAGVDWQSGAVESRTVAVRPVEEYRGDVEGAVADVRTWLGEGRRVVLMTEGHGPAQRMVEVLGEHDVAARFVETIATADDVPRDLVVVTTATLAHGLVFDELVILTGDDVSGQRSSTKDMRKMPARRKRQIDPLELKAGDYVVHEQHGVGRYLEMKQREVQGATREYLVLEYGASKRGAPADKLYVPTDQLDQVTRYVGGEQPSLDRLGGADWAKRKGRARKAVKQIAAELIKLYAARQATKGHAFGPDSPWQRELEDAFPFTETPDQLSTVDEVKRDMERTVPMDRLVCGDVGYGKTEIAVRAAFKAVQDGKQVAVLVPTTLLVQQHFSTFAERMSGFPVVLKGLSRFQTDKEAAEVIAGLQDGTVDIVIATHRLLNPDIRMKNLGLIIVDEEQRFGVEHKEQMKRLRTSVDVLSMSATPIPRTLEMAITGIREMSTITTPPEERHPVLTYVGAYEDRQVVAAVRRELLREGQVFYIHNRVQSIEKAAARIRQLVPEARVTVAHGQMGEHQLEQVMLDFWEKKADVLVCTTIVESGLDVSNANTMVIERADMLGLSQLHQLRGRVGRGRERAYGYFLYPADKPMTETAHERLATLAQHSDLGGGMAIAMKDLEIRGAGNLLGGEQSGHIADVGFDLYVRLVGEAVHEFRGDGAEDEGLSEVRIELPIDAHLPHDYVPSERLRLEMYKRLAEVRTDGDVDLIREEMVDRYGLPPEAVASLLAVARFRARARAAKLTDVTAQGKYVRFAPVELPDSATVRLNRIYPKSILKPGVRTMLVPRPSTAVVGGRPIRDEELLTWSRQVVDTVIDPAGAVRPTEESVKQP; encoded by the coding sequence TTGAGCGTGCAGGGACTGGCCGACCTGGTCCTCGGGGACAAGACCCTGGCCACCGCCGTGGAGGACGCCCGCGAGGGCGCCGTGGCGGCGTTGGACCTGACCGGGCCGCCGGCGCTGCGGCCGTTCGTGGTCCGCGGGCTCGTCGACGCCGGCCGCACCGTGCTGGCGGTGGCCGCCACCGCCCGCGAGGCCGAGGACCTGGTCGACCAGCTCGGCTGCCTGATGGACCCCTCGCTGGTCGGCTACTACCCGTCCTGGGAGACGCTGCCGCACGAGCGGCTCAGCCCGCGCAGCGACACCGTCGGTCGCCGGCTGGCCGTGCTGCGCCGGCTGGCCCACCCCGGCGACGACCCCAGCAACGGTCCCCTCAAGGTGGTCGTGGCGCCGATCCGCTCGGTGCTGCAGCCGCAGGTCAAGGGCCTGGCCGACCTCGAGCCGGTCGAGCTGGAGGCGGGTGGCCGGGCCGACCTCGAGGACGTCGTCCGGCGGCTCTCCGGGGCCGCCTACAGCAGGGTCGACCTGGTGGAGAAGCGCGGTGAGTTCGCGGTCCGTGGCGGCATCGTCGACGTCTTCCCGCCCACCGAGGAGCACCCGCTCCGCGTCGAGTTCTGGGGCGACGAGGTCGAGGAGATCCGCTCGTTCGCGGTGGCCGACCAGCGCACCCTGGAGCCGGTGCAGCGGCTCTGGGCGCCGCCCTGCCGCGAGCTCCTGCTCACCGACGAGGTCCGGGCCCGGGCCAAGGCGCTCGGCGAGGCCCACCCCGAGCTCGCCGAGATCACCGAGAAGCTCGCGGAGGGCGTGGCGGTCGAGGGCATGGAGTCGCTCTCACCGGTGCTCGTCGACGAGATGGAGATGCTGGTCGACCTGATGCCGGCCGACACCCACGTGCTGGTGCTCGACCCCGAGCGCGCCCGCAGCCGCGCCCACGACCTGGTCGCGACCAGCGAGGAGTTCCTCGGCGCCTCCTGGGCGGCGGCCGCCGGCGGCGGTCAGGCCCCGATCGACTTGGGCGCCGCGTCCTACCGCAGCATCGCCGACGTCCGCGAGCTCAGCCTCGGCCAGGACAAGCCCTGGTGGAGCGTCTCCCCGTTCGGCATCGCCGACGAGGACCTCTCCGACCCCCTGCGCGACTCGCTCGGCGAGATCGTCAGCGCCGGCGTCGACTGGCAGAGCGGCGCGGTGGAGAGCCGGACCGTGGCGGTGCGCCCGGTCGAGGAGTACCGCGGCGACGTCGAGGGTGCGGTCGCCGACGTCCGGACCTGGCTCGGCGAGGGCCGCCGGGTCGTGCTGATGACCGAGGGGCACGGGCCCGCGCAGCGGATGGTCGAGGTGCTCGGCGAGCACGACGTCGCCGCCCGGTTCGTCGAGACGATCGCGACGGCCGACGACGTACCCCGCGACCTGGTGGTCGTCACCACCGCCACGCTCGCGCACGGCCTGGTGTTCGACGAGCTGGTCATCCTCACCGGTGACGACGTGTCGGGGCAGCGCTCGTCGACCAAGGACATGCGGAAGATGCCGGCCCGGCGCAAGCGGCAGATCGACCCGCTCGAGCTCAAGGCCGGCGACTACGTCGTGCACGAGCAGCACGGCGTCGGCCGCTACCTGGAGATGAAGCAGCGGGAGGTGCAGGGCGCCACCCGCGAGTACCTCGTGCTGGAGTACGGCGCCAGCAAGCGCGGCGCCCCCGCCGACAAGCTCTACGTCCCCACCGACCAGCTCGACCAGGTGACGCGCTACGTCGGCGGCGAGCAGCCGTCGCTGGACCGGCTCGGCGGCGCCGACTGGGCCAAGCGCAAGGGCCGCGCGCGCAAGGCGGTCAAGCAGATCGCGGCCGAGCTCATCAAGCTCTACGCCGCCCGGCAGGCCACCAAGGGCCACGCGTTCGGTCCGGACAGCCCGTGGCAGCGCGAGCTCGAGGACGCGTTCCCGTTCACCGAGACCCCGGACCAGCTGTCCACCGTCGACGAGGTCAAGCGCGACATGGAGCGCACCGTCCCGATGGACCGGCTGGTCTGCGGCGACGTCGGCTACGGCAAGACCGAGATCGCGGTGCGGGCGGCGTTCAAGGCGGTCCAGGACGGCAAGCAGGTGGCCGTGCTGGTGCCGACGACCCTGCTGGTGCAGCAGCACTTCTCGACCTTCGCGGAGCGGATGTCGGGCTTCCCGGTGGTGCTCAAGGGGCTCTCGCGGTTCCAGACCGACAAGGAGGCCGCGGAGGTGATCGCGGGCCTGCAGGACGGGACCGTCGACATCGTCATCGCGACCCACCGGCTGCTGAACCCCGACATCAGGATGAAGAACCTCGGCCTGATCATCGTCGACGAGGAGCAGCGCTTCGGGGTCGAGCACAAGGAGCAGATGAAGCGGCTGCGCACCAGCGTCGACGTGCTCTCGATGTCGGCCACCCCGATCCCGCGGACCCTGGAGATGGCGATCACCGGGATCCGGGAGATGTCGACGATCACCACCCCGCCGGAGGAGCGCCACCCGGTCCTCACCTACGTCGGCGCCTACGAGGACCGGCAGGTGGTGGCCGCCGTACGCCGCGAGCTGCTGCGGGAGGGCCAGGTGTTCTACATCCACAACCGGGTGCAATCGATCGAGAAGGCCGCCGCCCGGATCCGCCAGCTCGTCCCGGAGGCCCGGGTCACCGTGGCGCACGGGCAGATGGGCGAGCACCAGCTCGAGCAGGTGATGCTGGACTTCTGGGAGAAGAAGGCCGACGTGCTGGTGTGCACCACGATCGTGGAGTCCGGCCTCGACGTCTCCAACGCCAACACGATGGTGATCGAGCGCGCCGACATGCTCGGGCTCTCCCAGCTGCACCAGCTGCGTGGCCGGGTCGGGCGGGGCCGCGAGCGGGCCTACGGCTACTTCCTCTACCCGGCCGACAAGCCGATGACCGAGACCGCCCACGAGCGGCTCGCGACCCTGGCCCAGCACTCCGACCTGGGCGGCGGCATGGCGATCGCGATGAAGGACCTCGAGATCCGCGGCGCCGGCAACCTGCTGGGCGGGGAGCAGTCCGGCCACATCGCCGACGTCGGCTTCGACCTCTACGTGCGGCTGGTCGGCGAGGCGGTCCACGAGTTCCGCGGCGACGGCGCCGAGGACGAGGGACTCTCGGAGGTCCGGATCGAGCTGCCGATCGACGCGCACCTGCCGCACGACTACGTGCCCAGCGAGCGGCTCCGGCTGGAGATGTACAAGCGGCTCGCCGAGGTCCGCACCGACGGGGACGTCGACCTGATCCGCGAGGAGATGGTGGACCGCTACGGCTTGCCTCCGGAGGCGGTGGCCTCGCTGCTGGCGGTGGCGCGGTTCCGCGCCCGGGCCCGGGCGGCGAAGCTGACCGACGTCACCGCGCAGGGCAAGTACGTCCGGTTCGCGCCGGTGGAGCTGCCCGACTCCGCCACCGTCCGGCTGAACCGGATCTACCCCAAGAGCATCCTCAAGCCCGGCGTGCGTACGATGCTCGTGCCCCGCCCGTCGACAGCCGTCGTCGGGGGACGGCCGATCCGCGACGAGGAGCTGCTCACCTGGTCCCGGCAGGTCGTCGACACCGTGATCGACCCGGCCGGGGCCGTGAGACCGACCGAGGAGAGTGTGAAGCAGCCGTGA
- a CDS encoding SurA N-terminal domain-containing protein: MIRAHVGKWGKKARLSAAAVVTAATLAGCGMHPGAAAVVNGSEVSEGRVDDAAVALCSANITGAAAQGQQVPVLPLRGARQAALQLIVESKLAEQFAAEKGITVDQSQVSQFVEQNQQGIAALPEAQRQDFRDLLTGYRTAQLIFIAAGKESLASQGNPRASDDQAEAEGRKVFSAWAKDADVEVDPRFGDYTDGSLVPASGSLSIPVSASAKAGAAAEPSDAWKAGLPVSQRCSSPS; encoded by the coding sequence GTGATCCGTGCGCACGTGGGCAAGTGGGGCAAGAAGGCCAGGCTCTCGGCCGCTGCCGTGGTCACCGCGGCGACGCTGGCCGGCTGTGGGATGCACCCGGGTGCGGCCGCCGTGGTCAACGGCTCCGAGGTGAGCGAGGGTCGCGTGGACGACGCCGCGGTGGCGCTCTGCTCGGCCAACATCACCGGCGCCGCGGCCCAGGGCCAGCAGGTTCCGGTGCTGCCGCTGCGCGGCGCCCGCCAGGCGGCCCTGCAGCTGATCGTCGAGAGCAAGCTCGCGGAGCAGTTCGCCGCCGAGAAGGGCATCACGGTCGACCAGAGCCAGGTCTCGCAGTTCGTGGAGCAGAACCAGCAGGGGATCGCGGCGCTGCCCGAGGCCCAGCGGCAGGACTTCCGCGACCTGCTCACCGGCTACCGCACCGCGCAGCTGATCTTCATCGCGGCCGGCAAGGAGTCCCTGGCGAGCCAGGGCAACCCGCGGGCCAGCGACGACCAGGCCGAGGCCGAGGGGCGCAAGGTGTTCAGCGCCTGGGCCAAGGACGCCGACGTCGAGGTGGACCCGCGCTTCGGCGACTACACCGACGGTTCGCTGGTCCCGGCCAGCGGCTCGCTGTCGATCCCGGTCTCCGCCTCGGCCAAGGCTGGTGCGGCCGCGGAGCCGAGCGATGCCTGGAAGGCCGGTCTGCCGGTCTCGCAGCGGTGCAGCTCACCCTCCTGA
- a CDS encoding MazG family protein, giving the protein MHASYDVPGARLLDLVTVMDQLRLHCPWDREQTHRSLASYLVEETYETLEAIESGDPVHLREELGDLLLQVVFHARVAAEADPLEGGFDIDAVAGGIVDKLVHRHPHVFAGLDVADVAEVEANWETLKHAEKGRDSVLEGVPLALPALALADKVVGRAGRVGVTPALGGSLGERLLALVVEARAAGADPEQELRDAVRRLADAVRAAETR; this is encoded by the coding sequence CTGCACGCGTCGTACGACGTGCCCGGCGCCCGGCTGCTGGACCTGGTCACGGTGATGGACCAGCTGCGGCTGCACTGCCCCTGGGACCGCGAGCAGACCCACCGGTCGCTGGCGTCGTACCTCGTGGAGGAAACCTACGAGACGCTGGAGGCGATCGAGAGCGGCGACCCCGTGCACCTGCGCGAGGAGCTCGGCGACCTGCTGCTGCAGGTGGTCTTCCACGCCCGGGTGGCGGCCGAGGCGGACCCGCTCGAGGGCGGCTTCGACATCGACGCGGTCGCCGGTGGCATCGTCGACAAGCTCGTGCACCGGCACCCCCACGTCTTCGCCGGCCTCGACGTCGCGGACGTCGCGGAGGTGGAGGCGAACTGGGAGACGCTCAAGCACGCGGAGAAGGGTCGCGACTCCGTCCTCGAGGGCGTACCGCTGGCGCTGCCGGCGCTCGCGCTCGCGGACAAGGTGGTCGGCCGGGCCGGCCGCGTCGGGGTCACCCCGGCCCTCGGCGGGTCGTTGGGGGAGCGGCTGCTGGCGCTGGTCGTCGAGGCCCGGGCCGCCGGGGCGGACCCGGAGCAGGAGCTGCGCGACGCGGTACGCCGTCTCGCGGACGCCGTCCGGGCGGCCGAGACGCGCTGA
- a CDS encoding class I SAM-dependent methyltransferase: MSEQTQQVGALFDRLADDYDQSGVAFFEPIAEQLVAALDVRPGERALDVGCGRGAVTLLLARAVGTDGSVTAVDLAPAMVEHTRVAAAGLGNVRAAVMDATAPTDPPAAEGSFDLLASSLVLFFLPDPGAALAGWVRLLRPGGRIGVTTFGDQDDTWRAVDALFEPYLPPHLLDPRTRGRGGPFTSDAGMEELMRSAGASEVRTVHERLPVRFADAEQWRRFSMGTGQRAMWGFVPEAEREVVFARAADLLAGARDGSGAIVLHQDVRHTLGRRPAG; the protein is encoded by the coding sequence ATGAGCGAGCAGACACAGCAGGTGGGTGCCCTCTTCGACCGGCTCGCCGACGACTACGACCAGTCCGGGGTGGCCTTCTTCGAGCCGATCGCCGAGCAGCTGGTGGCGGCGCTCGACGTACGCCCGGGCGAGCGGGCCCTCGACGTCGGCTGCGGCCGCGGCGCCGTCACGCTCCTCCTGGCCCGGGCGGTCGGGACGGACGGCAGCGTCACCGCGGTCGACCTGGCCCCCGCGATGGTCGAGCACACCCGGGTCGCCGCCGCCGGGCTGGGCAACGTGCGTGCCGCGGTCATGGACGCCACCGCGCCGACCGACCCGCCGGCCGCCGAGGGCTCCTTCGACCTGCTGGCCTCGTCGCTGGTGCTGTTCTTCCTGCCCGACCCCGGCGCCGCGCTCGCCGGCTGGGTGCGCCTGCTGCGGCCCGGCGGCCGGATCGGCGTGACCACCTTCGGGGACCAGGACGACACCTGGCGCGCCGTCGACGCGCTGTTCGAGCCGTACCTGCCGCCGCACCTGCTGGATCCGCGCACCCGCGGCCGCGGTGGTCCGTTCACCTCCGACGCCGGCATGGAGGAGCTGATGCGCTCGGCCGGGGCGAGCGAGGTCCGCACCGTCCACGAGCGGCTCCCGGTCCGCTTCGCCGACGCGGAGCAGTGGCGGCGCTTCTCGATGGGCACGGGCCAGCGGGCGATGTGGGGCTTCGTGCCGGAGGCCGAGCGCGAGGTCGTCTTCGCCCGGGCCGCGGACCTGCTCGCCGGCGCCCGCGACGGCTCCGGCGCGATCGTGCTGCACCAGGACGTGCGGCACACCCTCGGCCGGCGCCCCGCCGGCTGA